atggccagaagtctctataatgcagtccactactgcagagagtactatccaaaaactacgaggactctttagtcgttttggtctgccagaacaacttgtgagcgacaacggaccgcagttcgtctctcaggagtttcaaaattttatgaaggcaaatgggatacaccacatcacgtcagcaccatatcatccgtccaccaacggattagctgaaagatttgtgcagacaatgaaaaacgctttgaaatcagcaaagggacaacactccattcaaaagcgtctggataccttcttactttcctatagaaacacacctcatgctacgacccaggcttccccagactttctaatgatgggacgacagctgtgcacttgctttgatctgctgaaaccttctgaacccagacaaactgtgcaacatcagcagcaatatcaagtcatcagacgggcacccagagcaaaagaccgaacctttagcccaggacagccagttttggctcggaattatacttccagagctaaatgggtcccggccacagtcatcactcaaacaggacctgtttcctatacagtccggactgcagataatcttacctggcggcgacatgtagatcagctgttgccaggtcatgccagtcttcaggacccatctgcagttgaggggtctgacttcacccctcctggtgagacaccgaatcatgagtcacctgttcctgactgttctcctccattactgccggcagctgagatacccctttgcccagcacgagctgataccacctcctcacctattcgtgctgcggaccctgagcccctagtactttcgggtgcaacaacaccagaagttcgccgtaatccacctagagacagaaggcctcctcatcggctggatctttagttagggcgaacccacggttatggggcaaaataatccccagggtttagccgggaatggaggcagtctaccctccttctctagtttagtgtgtgttttatttaggggatgttcttattagggggggaggaatatgttgtgtatttggttgtcatgggttttgttactatggcaactgagttagactattaagggatagctcagctggtttcaaccggctgagtgagctctctgtctctgtaaataaaatggaggttttggttagctgtctgctctctggcctcaagtgattgcttcctacaccggctgccccaaggatataacaggtagaactttcttatatgatgaataagattttcagtaatgatCATCATATTTgccttgggtgtctgggtggaggcctaaggctgggttTCTTTAACTTTGTTGTTGGCTTttgggtaaccagtgaggtaccaTAGAGGCGGTTtcatgctggcttggtaaatctaaatattggaaaaatccaccagctttggggagtGGCTCCCCCATTTTTACAGTTTGCCAGAATTGAGTAACCTCAGTTGCTCCCTTGTGACCCTGGTCACATCATGTTTTTAAGAAAATGACTTGCATTATTCAGTAAGTAATATAATGTCCTTCATTCTCCTTCCTCCTGTTCAGTTTACATTAAGCCAGAACAGAAATTGCTTTGCACAGAGGAAACAATAAATAGCCTCTCAAAGGGAGGAGCATGTTACTCGCTGTTACTCACAAAGATCTGAGCATTGATAACGTCCCTGTGCAGATTTATTGGTGAGTAACAATGGCACCTACCAGCAGGTGCTGGATTTTTCTTTGCTCCACTCTAGTTAACACCATATTCTCATCTCCCTCTTTCTTCAAACCCCCCAGACAGCTCCAAATTTGATCCTAAGAAGAGAAAGCTGCTTCTGAATTTTCTGTATTTTGGCAGATTTACCTCAGGAACAAAATTTATCAAAGGACATTGGGCACTAGCCAGTCACAGAAACAaccctgcaatccacaaagctgagTGAGAGGCCTGGACTCCCTATACAACATCCCtctggtcagcatctcccattgactggcttaggcagctccctgcctagcatgctggcttttgtgtcaTCCATTCTAAGACATTTACATCTCCCcataactcaggctttgtggctcACAGTGTCATTCCAGTGACTTTCTAGGCAGCTGCAATTTAGACGTGGTGACATACAGCCTTGTAATACCCGAGTCCCTTCCTGGATCCCGCTCTTTGTCTCCAAATCAAAAGGAGAGAGCAAATCCCCCAGTATGCAGCAGGTTTATGAGGTGAGGGGGCCCTGCCTGCTTTTCCTGAGCCCAGatggcccccaggactcccaagggaagggggaGCTAGTGGGGGGCACTGCAGTTAGGTTGGTCATTTTGTGCTACGGGATCTGAACTCTCCTGTGCTTTATCTGGTTAAGAGATTAAGTGAAAGAGCAATAATATTGGATGTGTGCAAAGAGTCTCTCCATGTGTTAAATGGTCACAATGTGCCCCCCGGAGAGAATTCAGCTGAAACCAGCAGGCTCTCACCTTGGCCTGGAGTTCAGTGAGACGATGCATTCAGGCATGTGGGAGTCTGGAGGGTCAGCTCTGCACTATGGGTTAGGCAGCGGGTTTCACGCCTCAGATAGGGGGCTAGAGAGCCCCCCAAGAATGTGCCCAGGGACCCCAAGACTGGAGCAGTGGATGGGCTCTGATCCAGTCCCAGAGGCTTGAATTATCTGGGGATCCTGGGGCCCAGTTGCTTGGGTTCCCCTTACTGCAGTCCGGTGGCACCTAACCAGGTCcaggagatatatacacacacacacacacacaaagagaaatCTTCTCACTGCCCAGCATTCAAACATCCTTAACTCTGACCAGCTGAGTTCTGGTGACTATTTCTACATGTCTGAAATATTAAATTCAGAGACATGAATGGAGACGTCTCCCCCTCAGGGCTGCCACATCCCTTTGCCTTGGGCTGAGGGGGGCTCTTTCCTGTTCCTGGATTAGGGAGAGTCTCTCCCTCCAGTGCTGCCACTTCCTGCTCCCTTTGTCTTCGGGTACAGCGGGTTCTATTAATGGCTCTTCCTGGGCTGGGCAGACACTGTCTCCTGCTCCAGGTCTCCAGGCAGGGCCCGATTACCCATTAGGCTAATGTGGCTTTAGCCTTAGGCCCTCCTATTTTTTAGGCCCTACTGGTCAGGCAGGGGGCCGggctgagtggggtggggagtgagcTTGCTGCGGGagccctgctggagccagcagcaaAGGCGGAGCAGCCCCCTGTGGCTTGGAAGCTGCTCAGCTGGCAGCTGCGCTTTGGCTTGCGGCGGGCTGCAGGTTCCGCCGCCACGATGAGGAGGTGCGGGGGGCTGATGGGCGCCCAGCCGGCCACCCCGGAAGCGCAGCAGGTTGCCGACGAGGTGAAACTTCAGGTGGAagaaaaagaagggaagaaaTTTGAGGTCTTCACTGCTGTGGAGTTTAAAACTCAGGTGGTTGCTGGAATAAACTACTTCATCAAGGTCCATGTTGGCAATGAGGAGTTCTTGCACTTGCGGTGGTTCAAAAGCCTTCCTCATGAGAACAAACCTCTGAGCCTCTCCAGTTATCAGAGCAGCAAGACTAAGCATGATGAGCTGACTTACTTTTAGTGGCTCTTTGGAAGAGcctctctcaattttttttttataggctACAAAGTGATGTTTCCTATACCAATGAATAGAATGAAAGTGCATTTAAAAATCTTGTCTGAAATATCAATTCCTTTTCTAGAGTTCCCTCCCTCCTCAGTATCCCAAAGAaggggcctggttctcctctcacttacactagtgtaaaacaggcgaagttccactgaaatcaacggatttacactggcataaattcCATGTAAATGACTAGAGACTCATGCCCATATAATCTGTTGTGAGCTAAAGAGAAAAGGGAGTGTAATCAGTACAACTGTGACATAGAGCAGTATAATAATTAGAATTTCTTCTAGCCCTGTTACAGAATGCAATGTTACTCAATACATAGTAGAGAACAAACACGTTATTGTTAGGGAGCTAAAGATGGAGGTTTACAACACTGGAGCAaacctgaaaaagtgaaaagaaatagGATCATAGTCATTTGAAATAGAAGCATTTCCTAGGCAATCAAATCCATCCCCCTACAAGGATATGATGTAGTTCTCCATAGAGGAAATGTCACATATGACAGCGCTTCTTCACCAAATCTTAACCAAAAGTCCTTGTAAGGCAGTAGAACCACATAGGCACTTCTAAACAGATAATATTTCTACAGAAGGTACAGGGTGTATTTAACAGGAGTTTCACTCTGTTCTCTTAGCTGTTGTTGAAAATGTATGTGTTGATTTGGATTGTTTTATTTATAAGGGCCATCTTCCTCACAGCCCCAAGAAAGGGCAATCTCCCTGACAGACGAGCTGCCATTAAAGTACAGattaaaaatgctaaaaaaaaaaaaagagcctgcTGCTTCCGCTCCCTCCTGTCTGTGTCTCCTGGCGCTGCAGGATCACACTCAcaggcgtgcgcagcacatttcattcgGGTGAGCACCcagggaattttatttatttttttaaaggcgaacatcataaaggttggtgtgtgtgagggggtgcggtgtgcaggaaggggctcaggacagggagttggggtgcaggaggggtgcggtgtgcaggaaggggctcaggacagggagttggggtgcaggaggggtgcggtgtgcaggaaggggctcaggacagggagttggggtgcaggaggcgtgcggtgtgcaggaaggggctcaggacagggagttggggtgcagggggggcaaGGTTCAGGCAGGggcctcaggacagggagttggggtgcaggaggagtctCAGGACATgaaattggggtgcaggaggggggcgagtttcagggagggggctcaggacagggagttggggtgcaggaggggtacaaggttcaggcagggggctcaggacagggagttgggatgcgggaggggtgCACGGTTCAGGCAGGggcctcaggacagggagttggggtgcgggaggggtgcaaggttcaggcagggggctcagggcagagagttggggggcatggtgcaggaggggtttgggctctgacCTGGCGCCGCTTACCTGCAGCGGCGTGGTCCCTgcgtgcctgccctggctccacgccgCACCACTCACCACATCCCTGCgtggcccctgggggtgggggggggcacaggactctgcgtgctgcccttgtcatgcctccaggtacctccctcgaagctcccattggccgcagttcctgttcccagcctatgggagctgctgggggtggtgcctggaacaacacatggagccctttgccccccccgggggggccccAGGgacctggtgctgtgccagccgcTTCTGAGAGCGGCACGGGGCCTGCGGTACCACGGGGGCCGCCCCggccaggggagcagggagacgAAGCAGGAGAGGAGGCAGAAAAGCAGCGAGACAGACGGGAGAACCctaggggactgtctgtgactccatgttcagGCTGTTCTAGTGCTTGAGTGTTCTCACTTGATACCTGGGAGGTGAAGTCTAAATACAGGACACACGACCAGTGGGAGTCTGTGCTCTGGTTTATAACTgtttgccctgaggttggtactcacgtTCATGAGCTGCTGCACACAGCTTGATGGGAGAACTGAACGTGGGTCTCCCAGGTGCCAGCTGAGTGCTCTCACCATGGGGCTGTTATAAGGCAGGTGATAGCACCAAAACCACcttctgcttctctcccctcacccTTTCCTGTGAAGCGAGGCAGGTGCTGACCTCATTCCAGCAAGAAACGCCTTAGGCGCCTGAGCCACCTGACGTCAGATGCTGGGTTCCCGTCTCTGGGTTGCTAAGCAGACATAgatgcccctctgcagccctgattTAGGCACCTGTctgtgagagggggcagggcttaggactcccctccccccttgtcGCCTCTCCCATTGCCTAGCTGAGATGGCTCCCCGCCTAGTGAGCTGGCTTTTGTGCATCGCACTGTAAGGTGCCTGTGATGCCCATCCATTGTCTAGGCAGTTTAGACCCCTAACAGCTTTGCAGACTTTGATTTTCTAGTTGCCTACAAATTAAGGacacaggacagagacagagccccagctggagcaTGACACATCCCAGTAAAACCCAAACTCATCCTAGGGGCACAATATTccctgtgggggttgggggggggcacaaCCAAGTCAGGAAGCAAATCCCAGGACTCTGCCACCAgcacctgcagctgggacagtAAATTGGAACAAACACAAAGAATCGTTTGTAAAGTTTTATTTACAGTCAGTAACTAAAGGTGGTAAGAAAATGGAGCCGAGAAGGAGCCTTAATAACCACAGCATGGAAAGGAGATTCCCCAACCACTGAAAACAGTTTTTTAATGGCACAACAACAGGACAGTCGTCCCGGAATTAATAcagggaattaatgagttacgGTCTAACTTTCAGTAACGTGTAATAAATCTCCCCGTCCCGCTCACGTTCCCTTTCCTTTCGTACTGTCCTTTTCTATTCATTATTGTTCTAGCCTCACTTCCTATCCCCtatttccctgtgtctctcctccctgtcacagatcatcccTCTCGGCTGCTCTCTTCCTTCCCTGATCTTATCCCTTCCCCTCATGCTGATCGCCGCCTGGGAGCCCCCAGTGAGATCTAaggacacagatctgtacaaaaaaCTCCTGGCTGCTGCTACTTCTCCCCAAACCtccaaaccctgattgattcatgctgtgtccctgccacccccacctccgcctgcctcctgcccagctgttagttctgccccctgcccagcccccacgtctgcccctcagggcccctcctGAAGCTTCAGaggttcttccccctcccatccctggggctgcagagagggagggggaggtgcttcCAGGGGCCATAGAGATGAGGCGCCAGAGGCTGGGTAGATgggagtcctccaaggtcagAGAGACTGGGGTCCCTGAGGCTAGAGAGGATTTCCGGTTCCCCCCTCAActgtgtgtctcagggacacagtctgagctgggatcccagccccacccagaaccagggtcggattctccccCCAGGGATGGAGCCCggtgggaaagtgaagatcggggcctcgtcaccagcatcgataaatgtcacctgcccccggtcacagtccagacaaacccggatcctgctgggggcccggctcaggggcaggggggtcacaggggaggtgagagcccggaaCTGATCCTTCCACTGctgcacagcccagatccccccctcagggctatagctgatctctcccttcctccccacagactctctggccacccccacagcccagaatggcccatcccccacctccacctcccagtaatgtcTCCCCggggtgaatccctcacagcccagcacacagggctcagtgtcaaatctctcaggattGTTGGGCAGTTGCTGCTGCatgtctccccatctcacacttttctgatcctcagacaggatgaggatgggatgagccgtgtctggatccagagtcacattcgctgggggaagagagaatcagagcgttaggggcagagctcagccctgggtgaggctgggaccatttctcacactccccagtGGCCCGTCCTGGCTGGGACAAGCCTGGATCCCAaggagctgcctctgtcctgggcacTTGAGACTAAGCAGAGGTGTCACTGCAGCTCTGCAGTCTTTGTAATGGCTCCCACTTCATTAGTTTCTCATTTATCACAGAGGCTTCAGCTCCCACATCCCGCTGCTGGTGCTACCCCAttcccagcagcacagacacagccaggaaggCGTCAAAAGCTTTTATTGAGGGAGCAGAAGTGGCAGGCACCAGCTTTAAACCCCAGAGGGAagctccctcccctaatgcagcctccagtcccaggccagggaacagagaggaaggtgcgGCAATGGGGAACAGCCACTTAACACcagagagtaggaggtggcattgggtgggggagccccatccccagcccagagagaggggaggagctgccagcctcacagggagagcatctccccaatCTAGGAAGCAGGGAGCAGTTCCAATGGGCAaacc
The sequence above is a segment of the Mauremys mutica isolate MM-2020 ecotype Southern chromosome 12, ASM2049712v1, whole genome shotgun sequence genome. Coding sequences within it:
- the LOC123344931 gene encoding cystatin-B-like encodes the protein MRRCGGLMGAQPATPEAQQVADEVKLQVEEKEGKKFEVFTAVEFKTQVVAGINYFIKVHVGNEEFLHLRWFKSLPHENKPLSLSSYQSSKTKHDELTYF